CTAGGCGTACTGGCCATCCTGGGCATGCCGCCCTTCGGCGTGTTCGCCAGCGAGTTCCTGATCGTCACCACCGCGATGCGTGAGCAACCCTGGGCCACGCCCTTCCTGCTGGTCGCGCTCGGCTTGGCCTTTGCGTCGGTGTTCAGTCGCGTGCAGCCGATGGTCTTCGGCGAGACCACCCTGAAGCCCCTGGCGCACCCACCGGCGCTGGTCCCGGTGTTCCTGCACCTCGCACTCGGTTTGATGCTGGGTCTCTATATCCCGCCGTATCTGGATGCGTGGTACCGCCAGGCGGCCGCCATGCTGGGGAGTTGAACGTATGGCCCGGCCTGAACTTGGACTCGACCTGCATCGTCTGCCGGCAACGCTGCCGGTATGGCACGGGCTAGCCAATCCCGCTGCATGGAGCGCGGCAGCGCGTACCGTCGCCGACACGGGAGGGCGCCTCATTTCCGTGTGGGGCGTCGACCGCAGCGCAGTGGGAGGGACGTTGGCGGCATGTGCCGCGTATGCCGTACCGGAGGGACTGGTCTGGCTCGAACTGCGGCTCGGCGACCCGGCGCAGGGGGTTCCGGATCTGGGCCGCATCTTCCCGTGTGCCGGGCGAATGCAGCGCGCCATGGCTGACCTCTCGGGCATCAATGTGCAAGGCAGCCGCGACCAGCGCCCTTGGCTGGACCATAGCCTGTGGCCGCAAGGGTCATTCCCCCTGCAACACGGGACGCAACCGCTGCCGGCCACGGGCAGACTGCCGGCGGACTACCCCTTCGTACGTGTCGATGGCGATGGCGTGCATGAGATCGCCGTCGGCCCGGTGCACGCGGGCATCATCGAACCCGGCCACTTCCGCTTCTCCGTCGTCGGTGAGAAGGTGCTGCGGCTTGAAGCACATCTCGGCTACACGCACAAGGGCATCGAGCGCCGGTTCACCGAATTTGCGCCGATCGAAGCTTACCGGCTCGCAGGCCGCATCTCGGGCGACTCCACGGTGGCCTATGCCTGGGCCTACTGCATGGCGCTCGAGTCCGCGACGGGCAGCGAGATACCGGCAAGGGCAGCCTGGCTGCGTGCCATGATGCTGGAGCGCGAACGCGTGGCCAACCACCTGGGCGACCTCGGTGCCTTGGGCAATGATGCCGGATTGGCCTTTGGGTTGGCCCAGTTCTCGCGGCTGCGCGAGGA
This DNA window, taken from Cupriavidus sp. D39, encodes the following:
- a CDS encoding NADH-quinone oxidoreductase subunit C; this encodes MARPELGLDLHRLPATLPVWHGLANPAAWSAAARTVADTGGRLISVWGVDRSAVGGTLAACAAYAVPEGLVWLELRLGDPAQGVPDLGRIFPCAGRMQRAMADLSGINVQGSRDQRPWLDHSLWPQGSFPLQHGTQPLPATGRLPADYPFVRVDGDGVHEIAVGPVHAGIIEPGHFRFSVVGEKVLRLEAHLGYTHKGIERRFTEFAPIEAYRLAGRISGDSTVAYAWAYCMALESATGSEIPARAAWLRAMMLERERVANHLGDLGALGNDAGLAFGLAQFSRLREDWQRLSGEVFGHRLMMDAVVPGGVAIDMTPSMLGRLHKQCDGIEREVRVLRIVYDEHAGLQDRFLNTGRVAPQLAAQLGLTGLAGRASAQEADLRCDHKWPAYDCLDVKMATHCNGDVAARVAMRFDETLESLRLVRAICSELPGGAICGDLRMLDKISIGAGWVEGWRGEVLVALEIGGDGRILRCHCHDPSWQNWPVLEHAVIGNIVPDFPLINKSFNLSYSGHDL